The sequence GAGCTATATCTGGTCCGAAACGGGCGCGTTCCCCTGGAAGGCCTTCCTCATCGGCGCCTTTACCACCCCGGTGGCGATCACCTTCATCTTCGCCATTATCGTCATCGGCTTCAACAAGTACATGTTCGCCAAGGCGGCCCGGGAGGAGAAGGAAATGGGGATCGCCCCGGCCGAAGGGGGCAAGACCCACAGCAAACTCGACCTGGCCTTCTACTACATGCGCCAGGTCCCCTTCCTGGTGGGGCTGCTGCTCCTGGTGGTCAGCGCGGCCTTTGTCTACAAGCTCGACGCGATCACTCTCTTCATCGCCAATGCCGGGGAGCGGGCGGCCCATTACCTTTTCGTCTCCATGGCGGTCCTGGTGGGGGTGTCCACCGTGGTTGTCCTGGTCTGGATGGCCCTCTCCTATCACCTGCGCAAGAAGCGGCTCGATTACCTCTTCCAGTACAAGAAGGAAGTCATGGAGCGGACCGGGATGATCATCCTGGATGACGATTCGATCATCGACCGGGAAGGACGGCTGATCGAGCATCCCGGGGCAAAAGAGGGCGCCCGTGGCAAGGACGAGGATGTCCGGCTGATTCCCAAGCTTCCTTTCCGCAAGTCCGGCGGTTAGGACAGGGGCAAGGGGCCGAGGTCATGAGGGAGGGGCGGAGAGGATCGCCCCTTTTTTGCGGCTTGACATTTTGGAAAGCAGAATATATAGAAACATGGATTATGTTTTTGCAGAACCAGACAGAAAGGAGCGTTCGATGTTGACGATCACCGATGCGGCCAGGGAGCGCCTTGGCCACATTCAGGAAGAGAACCCGGGCAAGACCCTGCGGGTCGTACTGAGCGGTTTCGGCTGAGGAGGCCCCAAATTGGGGCTGGCTCTGGATGAGCCAAAAACAGGCGAGGACACCGAACTCATCAACGGCATCGAGGTCCTCATGGACGCCAAGGTCAGGAGTTTCGCCGCCGGGCAGGCCCTCGACTATGTCACTTCCCCCGGCGGGCAGGGTTTCGTCATCGCCCCCGCCTCCGGCACCTCCCCCTGCGGGTAAGTCCCGGGGGCATGTCGGCCTCCGGACCATTCCTCCGCTGTTTACCTATTCCATTCCCATTTCGTAGTTGAAGCGGGAGGTGCCCGGCACCTCCCGTCCCCTTTTGAGGGCCTCGAGAATCTTTTTGCCCTCGGCCGTCGAGACGCCGACGTGGGCCAGCTCGACGGCGAAGCGCCCGCACCCCATGGCCGCAAGTTCGTCCATCTTGCCGAGCAGGGAGAAGTCCGCCTCCGGGCGGACGATCGTCAGCC is a genomic window of Desulfuromonas sp. containing:
- a CDS encoding HesB-like (seleno)protein — protein: MLTITDAARERLGHIQEENPGKTLRVVLSGFGUGGPKLGLALDEPKTGEDTELINGIEVLMDAKVRSFAAGQALDYVTSPGGQGFVIAPASGTSPCG